In one Candidatus Bathyarchaeota archaeon genomic region, the following are encoded:
- a CDS encoding LLM class flavin-dependent oxidoreductase: MKFGISPAPCVWWTKLEELEKWAQTAENLGYDAILIPDHYAFPSPPFPSDKLVDTWTTLSYVAAKTTRIRLGSMVSPIPRWIPSQLAKVITMVDILSNGRTIAGLGAGYYRDEFVNYSPSGILDEPRVRFEKFLEGLQIMLKLWSEEKVTFKGKYYTLVDATLMPKPVQKPHPPLWSGAQRTRMIEVTAKYFDGWIPHTFKWEWVLDIGSKGISSPEEYSVYVERIKKLLRNFGRDGRNFTFGVLGELDFDIKRLERYSDAGCQYVVVEIAPSTKPEQYLELTKKFAKEIMPSFI; the protein is encoded by the coding sequence ATGAAGTTTGGCATAAGCCCTGCCCCTTGCGTATGGTGGACAAAACTAGAAGAGCTTGAAAAATGGGCCCAAACAGCTGAAAATCTGGGGTACGACGCTATTCTAATACCCGACCATTACGCATTCCCATCACCACCGTTTCCTTCAGACAAGCTTGTAGACACGTGGACTACGCTCTCATATGTTGCTGCTAAAACCACTAGGATTCGGCTTGGAAGTATGGTAAGTCCAATACCTCGATGGATCCCGAGTCAGTTGGCCAAAGTTATAACAATGGTTGACATATTGTCAAATGGTAGAACCATCGCTGGATTAGGTGCCGGATACTATCGAGATGAATTCGTGAATTATTCGCCCAGTGGCATTTTAGATGAACCACGAGTCAGATTTGAGAAATTTCTAGAGGGACTTCAGATAATGCTTAAGCTTTGGAGTGAAGAAAAAGTTACATTTAAAGGGAAGTATTATACACTGGTCGATGCGACACTAATGCCCAAACCAGTTCAAAAACCACATCCGCCTTTGTGGTCTGGGGCGCAACGAACCCGCATGATAGAAGTCACCGCAAAGTACTTTGATGGGTGGATACCACACACCTTTAAGTGGGAATGGGTTCTTGATATTGGTTCTAAAGGAATATCTAGTCCAGAAGAATACAGCGTATATGTTGAGCGAATCAAGAAGCTACTGCGGAATTTTGGAAGGGATGGACGCAATTTTACTTTTGGAGTTTTAGGTGAATTAGATTTTGACATCAAACGTTTAGAAAGGTATTCAGACGCCGGCTGTCAATACGTTGTGGTTGAGATAGCACCGTCTACTAAACCAGAGCAGTATTTAGAACTAACCAAGAAATTTGCTAAAGAAATCATGCCGTCCTTCATATGA
- a CDS encoding iron-containing alcohol dehydrogenase produces MNSEFAKRIPSLRSYTIILPKQVIVGVNSVEKIGEEAKKLGSKALLIMDPIIAKGNIASKVQELLKKNGLRYHIFDDIEPEPSVEALNKALSFSKDKDFDIVIGIGGGSTLDIAKATAVMAVNPGTIEDYFGSGKIERRLNLILSPTTAGTGSEVSAFCILTSKGEKKIIHSPLLLPDVAIVDPMLTITMPCKVTANTGFDALSHAIESMLSVDSNEFTDTLNLGAIRLIGKYFRIAYHQGWNIEARKRMAIAAMIAGLAFTNTGLVIGHGVAMRLGEKMHIPHGEACALALPYAMEYNLPVAAEKLAMIASALGENVSGLSEEEAANRAVQWVRNRVKEFGLKASLREYGIEKDKIGELVKDFLEKSLFEINWNPKEITKESLFNFYEKMWTGV; encoded by the coding sequence ATGAATTCGGAATTTGCAAAACGTATACCATCATTGAGGTCCTACACCATAATCTTGCCAAAACAGGTAATAGTTGGTGTGAATTCCGTTGAAAAAATCGGTGAGGAAGCAAAGAAATTAGGTTCAAAAGCGCTTTTGATAATGGATCCCATCATTGCTAAAGGGAATATTGCAAGTAAAGTTCAAGAACTTTTAAAGAAGAATGGACTACGCTACCACATATTTGATGATATTGAGCCTGAACCGAGCGTCGAAGCACTGAATAAAGCTTTGTCTTTCTCAAAAGATAAAGACTTTGATATCGTTATAGGGATCGGAGGAGGTAGCACCCTTGACATTGCCAAAGCGACGGCCGTAATGGCTGTAAATCCAGGTACCATCGAGGATTATTTTGGATCGGGAAAAATTGAGCGCAGATTAAATCTGATTTTATCTCCAACAACTGCTGGGACTGGCAGCGAGGTTTCAGCCTTTTGCATACTCACAAGTAAGGGAGAGAAAAAAATAATACATAGTCCGTTGCTTCTCCCTGACGTCGCAATTGTAGACCCTATGTTAACTATAACTATGCCTTGTAAGGTGACAGCCAACACTGGTTTCGACGCTTTAAGCCATGCAATAGAATCAATGTTATCTGTGGATTCCAATGAGTTCACGGACACTTTAAACCTAGGAGCCATCAGACTTATCGGTAAATACTTCAGAATAGCCTATCACCAAGGTTGGAACATTGAAGCAAGAAAAAGAATGGCTATTGCTGCAATGATTGCGGGGTTAGCCTTCACAAACACTGGCCTAGTTATTGGACACGGAGTTGCCATGCGCCTAGGCGAGAAAATGCATATTCCACATGGAGAGGCGTGCGCTCTTGCTTTGCCATACGCTATGGAATACAACTTGCCAGTTGCAGCAGAAAAACTCGCGATGATAGCATCTGCATTGGGCGAAAACGTGTCCGGGCTCAGCGAAGAGGAGGCTGCTAATAGAGCTGTTCAATGGGTCAGAAATAGAGTCAAGGAATTCGGTTTGAAGGCTAGTTTGAGGGAATATGGTATTGAAAAGGATAAAATTGGTGAACTAGTCAAAGATTTCCTTGAAAAGAGCCTCTTCGAAATAAATTGGAATCCAAAAGAAATAACCAAAGAGAGCTTGTTTAATTTTTATGAAAAAATGTGGACCGGTGTGTAG
- a CDS encoding 3-oxoacid CoA-transferase has product MSKPKYTLTEMMIVSASRLLEDGKTVFTGTGMPILAALLAKCTHAPKLAIIYEAGGMCPDKPPTIPLSVGDSMTTHKAIMAASMDYTMCFIQAGYGEYAFLGAAQIDMYGNINTTVIGPYEKPKVRLPGSGGANDFGSLCWKTIVLMKQDKQRFVRKLDFLTTPGYLTGPGAREKVGLPRNTGPWRVVTQLGIYGFDKETKKMKLISVHPNVSVKDVQENSSFPIQIPDKVETTQEPTDKELAILRSLDPYKVVLRK; this is encoded by the coding sequence ATGTCAAAGCCAAAATATACATTAACCGAAATGATGATAGTATCAGCTTCAAGACTCTTAGAAGATGGCAAAACAGTTTTCACCGGTACAGGCATGCCAATACTTGCTGCACTTCTTGCCAAATGCACCCACGCTCCAAAATTAGCTATCATTTACGAAGCTGGAGGTATGTGTCCAGATAAACCCCCAACAATACCTCTCTCCGTAGGTGATTCGATGACCACTCATAAAGCTATTATGGCAGCCAGTATGGACTACACTATGTGTTTTATTCAGGCCGGCTATGGTGAATACGCTTTCCTCGGGGCTGCTCAAATAGATATGTATGGAAACATAAACACAACCGTCATCGGACCCTATGAAAAGCCCAAAGTTAGGCTTCCAGGAAGCGGCGGAGCAAACGACTTTGGCTCTCTATGCTGGAAAACGATAGTATTGATGAAACAAGACAAACAACGTTTTGTAAGAAAACTTGATTTCCTAACAACACCAGGGTACCTCACTGGTCCGGGTGCAAGGGAAAAGGTAGGATTACCCCGCAATACCGGACCATGGAGAGTTGTCACACAGCTGGGAATCTACGGGTTTGACAAAGAAACCAAGAAAATGAAATTGATATCAGTACATCCCAACGTAAGTGTTAAAGATGTACAAGAAAATAGTAGTTTCCCCATACAAATCCCCGATAAGGTTGAAACCACACAGGAACCGACAGATAAAGAGTTAGCAATATTAAGAAGTTTAGATCCTTATAAGGTTGTACTTCGCAAGTAG
- a CDS encoding CoA transferase subunit A, with protein sequence MEVIEEGKAELLGWVDPEEHRAWVRANKSSRMESKVMDIREAISKFVQDGSYIASGGFGHVRVSMVAIYEIIRQRKRNLIVAGKTSVHDLDCLIAAGCVSKVEAGYSFGHEMRGLSPASRRAVETGRVKVAAEWSNAALQWRFKAAASGLPWIPAYIMMGTDTFKHSSAKIVKDPFTGRPICLIPACFPDVAIIHVHRCDEYGNCQIDGILVEDFELARAAKRLIITTEEIIPHEKIREEPWRTCIPYFYVDAVVEAPFGCHPCNMPNRYYFDEEHIAEYLKMTRTEEGTKEYFDKYVYGVSDFDQYLELVGGIKKLNYLKKLEQGRAKFVYPWVTS encoded by the coding sequence ATGGAAGTTATCGAAGAAGGCAAGGCTGAGCTTTTGGGTTGGGTTGATCCCGAGGAGCATCGTGCGTGGGTTAGAGCGAATAAAAGTTCTAGGATGGAAAGCAAGGTTATGGATATTCGTGAAGCAATATCAAAGTTCGTGCAGGACGGTAGTTACATTGCATCAGGTGGTTTTGGTCACGTACGAGTTTCAATGGTGGCAATATACGAAATCATAAGGCAAAGAAAGAGGAATTTAATAGTTGCAGGAAAAACGTCAGTGCATGACCTTGACTGTCTTATTGCAGCTGGGTGCGTAAGTAAAGTAGAAGCTGGCTATTCCTTTGGACACGAAATGCGTGGCTTGTCACCGGCTTCTAGACGAGCTGTTGAAACTGGTAGAGTTAAGGTTGCTGCAGAATGGAGCAACGCTGCACTTCAATGGAGGTTTAAAGCTGCAGCTTCAGGATTACCTTGGATTCCAGCTTATATAATGATGGGTACCGACACATTCAAGCATAGTTCAGCAAAAATTGTTAAGGATCCTTTCACTGGTAGACCTATATGCCTCATTCCCGCATGCTTTCCGGACGTAGCGATAATACACGTTCATCGATGCGATGAATATGGCAACTGTCAAATAGATGGCATACTGGTAGAGGATTTTGAACTTGCAAGAGCCGCTAAAAGACTAATAATAACCACTGAGGAAATAATCCCGCATGAAAAAATTAGGGAGGAACCATGGCGAACTTGTATACCATACTTCTACGTAGATGCAGTTGTTGAAGCACCTTTTGGTTGCCATCCATGCAATATGCCAAACCGCTACTACTTTGACGAAGAACACATCGCTGAATACTTAAAAATGACACGAACAGAAGAGGGAACAAAAGAATACTTTGATAAATATGTTTACGGTGTTTCTGATTTTGATCAGTACCTTGAGCTTGTTGGAGGTATAAAGAAGCTGAATTACCTCAAGAAGCTTGAACAAGGAAGAGCAAAATTCGTTTATCCATGGGTTACATCTTGA
- a CDS encoding acetoacetate--CoA ligase translates to MGKLLWQPSSEHVDKSNIAQFIKFVDEKYGLEIDPHAEGSYFHLYDWSIENLHSFWAAVWEFVGVKYSEPYTNLVDDLRKFPGANWFVGAKLNFAENLLRYTDNHIAFISKNEMGERVRITYRELYRLVARLANSLREIGITPGDRVCAYMPNIVETSIAMLAAAGVGAIWASCGIELGTSAVIDRLGQIEPKVLFTVDGYLYKGKSFNTLDHVKKVVNDVPSIKKIIVVPYLQDKPDISLIPNAVLYEDFLSSTEKASFRQVSSNHPLYIMFSSGTTGKPKCMVQSCGGVLVNHLKELIIHSDLKRTDRITYITSPSWMMWNWLMSGLATGATIILYDGNPNYPDWRTLWKIIEDEEISIFGCSASYINYLRGVNAEPGKEFNLACLREISQTGSPLSADGFEWIYENVKKDLHFNSISGGTDINGCFAIGCPILPVYAGELQAPGLGMKIKAYDARGEPIWDKEGELVCEAPAPSMPLYFWNDPNNEKYLEAYFTFYPGKNVWRHGDWVIFHSDTRGITILGRSDAVLKPSGVRIGTAEIYNVVERLPEIADSLAVGQNWKGDQRIILFVKLKPGYTLTEDLKSKIKNALREEASPRHVPAIIIEAPDIPYTYNMKKVEIAVSNIINGRPVFNKDAIANPEALTYFEKILPDLQKEI, encoded by the coding sequence TTGGGAAAACTATTATGGCAACCTTCTAGTGAACACGTGGACAAGTCAAATATTGCCCAGTTTATCAAGTTTGTTGATGAAAAGTATGGTCTTGAAATAGACCCGCATGCAGAAGGCTCCTACTTCCATCTTTATGACTGGTCAATAGAAAACTTACACAGTTTTTGGGCGGCCGTTTGGGAGTTTGTTGGAGTAAAATATTCTGAACCCTACACTAATTTAGTTGATGATTTAAGGAAGTTTCCTGGTGCAAATTGGTTCGTGGGAGCGAAATTAAATTTTGCAGAGAACCTTCTTAGGTATACTGATAATCATATAGCATTCATATCAAAAAATGAAATGGGTGAGCGTGTTAGGATTACTTATAGGGAGCTCTATAGGCTTGTTGCACGGTTAGCAAACTCGCTACGCGAAATAGGAATCACTCCGGGAGATCGTGTTTGTGCATATATGCCAAATATAGTTGAAACGAGCATTGCTATGCTTGCCGCTGCTGGTGTTGGCGCCATTTGGGCTTCATGTGGCATAGAATTAGGAACTAGTGCGGTAATAGACCGTCTTGGTCAAATAGAACCCAAAGTTCTTTTCACAGTGGATGGCTACCTCTATAAGGGGAAAAGCTTTAACACTTTGGATCATGTTAAGAAAGTTGTTAATGATGTTCCATCGATCAAAAAAATTATAGTGGTTCCATATCTGCAGGACAAGCCGGACATAAGCCTGATTCCTAACGCGGTTCTTTATGAGGATTTTTTATCATCAACGGAAAAAGCTTCATTTAGACAGGTTTCATCTAATCATCCTCTCTACATAATGTTTTCTTCAGGGACGACTGGTAAACCCAAATGCATGGTGCAAAGTTGCGGCGGAGTACTTGTAAATCATTTGAAAGAGCTAATTATACATAGTGATTTGAAGCGTACTGATCGGATAACGTATATAACATCGCCTAGTTGGATGATGTGGAATTGGCTTATGAGCGGATTAGCAACTGGAGCAACAATAATTCTCTATGATGGTAACCCCAATTATCCTGATTGGAGGACATTGTGGAAAATTATTGAAGACGAGGAAATATCCATCTTTGGATGTAGCGCAAGTTACATCAATTATTTGAGAGGAGTAAACGCTGAGCCTGGGAAAGAGTTTAACCTTGCATGTCTCCGTGAAATATCCCAAACGGGCTCACCCCTCTCAGCGGATGGTTTCGAATGGATCTATGAAAACGTCAAAAAGGATCTACATTTCAACTCAATATCAGGCGGCACAGATATTAATGGGTGCTTTGCTATCGGGTGTCCCATCCTTCCAGTCTACGCAGGCGAGCTGCAAGCTCCTGGCCTTGGAATGAAAATAAAAGCCTACGACGCAAGAGGTGAACCCATTTGGGACAAAGAAGGTGAGCTTGTATGCGAGGCTCCTGCTCCTTCGATGCCCCTTTACTTCTGGAATGATCCAAATAACGAGAAATATTTAGAGGCATACTTCACGTTTTATCCTGGAAAAAACGTTTGGAGACACGGTGACTGGGTTATATTTCACAGTGATACCAGGGGAATTACAATTTTAGGGAGATCCGACGCCGTTTTAAAACCATCAGGCGTGCGTATTGGAACAGCTGAAATATACAACGTTGTTGAGAGGCTACCTGAAATAGCTGACAGTTTGGCTGTGGGACAAAACTGGAAGGGTGATCAACGAATTATTCTTTTTGTAAAACTTAAGCCTGGTTACACGTTAACAGAAGATTTGAAGAGCAAAATCAAGAACGCCCTGCGTGAAGAGGCCTCTCCAAGACATGTTCCAGCGATAATTATAGAAGCACCAGATATCCCGTACACATATAACATGAAAAAAGTCGAAATAGCAGTTTCAAACATCATAAACGGCAGACCTGTCTTCAATAAAGACGCTATAGCTAATCCGGAGGCGCTAACCTATTTTGAGAAAATACTTCCAGATCTTCAAAAAGAAATTTAA